In Salvia miltiorrhiza cultivar Shanhuang (shh) chromosome 4, IMPLAD_Smil_shh, whole genome shotgun sequence, the DNA window aaagtaaacgcccctaaGGAAATCAATGGCAAATAGACATATGCTTGAAGTGATATGAAAGATATAATAAGTTTTATATCCCGCTAAGAAATGCAAAATTTCTTTAAATTACAAAACTTGATCTTGACCGTGTGGATGGGGTTGAACATGCAACCTTGAGCTTGGACTTCGACAAACTAAAGAATATTTAGTACTGACACTATAATCCACTTACTGCTTTCTTTCATGAcacattaataaataaaaactcgATCTTATATCTGGATTCAATCTTCTCAGACTTGGATTTGTCTATGCAGGCGCTGCCTCCAATCTTAATTAGCATCATCTTTATCTAGATATATGTAGCTAATTTCTCTTCCTAACAGCTATATAACAAGCTCATCATATCATCAAAGGATGCAGAAGAAGATATCATACCTCAAGTGACTTTTTACTCTGAAGCACCGAGACAACTGAGATAATAACAGCTACTGACGATCCAAACAAGTACAGCTTCAAAAGGATAGCACGGCTACGCTTTCGACCTTCACAATATCAATtgagacaaaaaataaaaaaaacaactcaaacgaaaccccagcattTGCATTGGAATTTACTAATTGACAGAAGGATGTTTCAGCTACCTAATTCTCCTAttaatagagagagaaagaaaatgacACTAGAAGAGACTGAAAGCCTATCAAGAGTTCCCCATTCCACTGTAGGCAAAAATACAACTACCGCAACAAGTAATTGAATAAAGCCCTGCAAGAAATCAAAATCTCAGACAAACAAATCCTCCAATTCTACAAGAACATGAACAGCAGAAGCAACAAAATTAAAGAGCCAAAGATGCAACGTTACTTGAAATAAATCTAATGTTGAATAAAGGAAGAATTGTAGGGTCAAGAAAAAATTGATCAAGCAATTAGTTGCCTTTTAAAAATCGTGTATTTAAGCCactaattcttaaaaaaaaagaaacacacacacaaacatacaaataaaattataaaaggaGAAATTTTGATTGATTTTTGTCTTCTATCTTCCCCAAATTTTACTCTACaagtcaaaattgaacaattaAATCGCCAAACCATAACTTAGAAAATACCTGGATTAATATCAGTTTGCAAAGGCGAGATTTTCCTTCAGCAACTCTTTGGTATCCTTCAAAATCAATATCAAATGGGAGAATTAATAAAAAtccacaacaacaaaaaaatgtaaaccccaaaatttatgGAAAAATCGATCGGGAGAAAAGTAAAAGATTTATAGATGTGAGCGTACTGGAATCGACGACCATTCGATATGAAAAATCAGAGCCGTCCGTCCCAGATGGCCTCCCATTGATAGATTTTCTCTGACTCATTTCTTGCCCTTATCTATTTTCTGCATTTTAATTGTGTGATTTAACTAGTTCTGTCGATACTCAACTGtactaaaagaaaatatatttgaacCAGACACCAAACGATCTGATCAATTAAACAACTGGTTGACTATTATGTCGGTTCAGTCCtctaacaaattaaattaaattacaaaaaagagaaagaaagttgttaagcaccaaaaataaactaaaaacaaCAAAGGATAAAAGGTGTTCACTGTTAAGGTTGAGCACTCCAGATTCCAGAATGTCCCCAGACTTAGCACGGGAAACTCAGTCCCCAAGCCGAAAGAAATAAAGTGtaatttgataataaatttCATCACATACTCATAGAATCACAAGCAATAGATAAATCATAGATCAAAAtcggaaaaagaaaaattcgaCGACGACAAAGAAAAATTCGAATTTGAACCTAGCTAGATGAAGAGGCGGCTAGGGCTGTAAATTCAGGTACCCTCAGGTACCCTACCCGCAAATTGCAGGTACCTGCGGGACAAAATCGACAAAAAACCCTACCCTCACCCGTCCCCCCTACACTGTGCGGGTACCTgaatacccgcagcgggtatccgcCGCGGGTATGAGGGTATCCCCATTTCCCGCAAAAGCTTGTCCTGCAAATCACATAGAAATGTCTATACAGCTGAATCTCTCTTTCACTCAATCAAGAAAGTCATTTGTGGTTGTCTTCTAAAACTGCTAATGTCTAGAAATGTCTAACAAACTCAAATTCCATTCAACAATCTGGTGCGGATCTGTAACTTCTAAAACAGAAATCATGTCTAGAAATATCTAACAATCTCTCTTTCACTCAACATATTCGACATAAATTCCATTCAACACAAATTCCATTCACAAGCATCTCTTCCAGACTGCATTCGACTAGAAATCAAGTAGAAATCAAAtctgaaattttaaaataattgaagTAGAAATCAGTAAATATAATGTATTAACTACAATAATTTCACAAATTTCCCCAAAATTTAAAGGATTCAATTTTCTAGGGCTAATGGATTCAAATTTCCCAAAATTTTCTAGGGCTAATGGATTCAATATTTACCTAAGTTGGCCACCGGAAATTAATAGCTGTTGCTTAGGGGGGGCGGCGGGAAAGTGCTCGGCTCTGCTGTTGGAGGAAGATGCGAGCACTGAACTGGAGCACGACACGAGAGGAGACGTCAGACGAGCAGCAATCCGACGGTGGGGCGGTCGCCGGCGGAGAGAAATCTGAATTTGTGAAATCTGACGGAGAGAAACTTGAATTTGTGTTAAAGCTTAAAGGAGTCGACGTTGTGAAGAGAAATCTGGCGACAAGTTGTTTTTAGTTTtacttttgttttgttgtttactaattactactccctccgtcccagcttttggtatccagttgagaacggcacgggttttagtAAAGTAATTGATGTGATGTGAGTAGAATAAGGgtctcacattttatgtgagagttaaaataatcaaagtggagtaagagtctcccctacttttaccaaaaatagaaatggatactaaaatgtggaacgaccaaaaaatgaaagttggatactaaaagctggtacggagggagtacttattaAATAGTCAAATATTCAATAGTTAataatgattatttaattaataaatataaaaaattaattaattcaatacaTCGGGTAAGCGGGTATCCGCATTACCCGACGTGGGTACCCAATACGTATAAAATACACTACACGCACCTAACACTGTTCGTTAATTTTGTGGGTATCAGATACTCGATCCCCGCGCGGGCGAGGATATACGTGATACCCGCAACCCGAATTTGCACCCTTAGAAGCAGCGGTGCTCCGGCAGCAACGGTAAGGCAGGGGAGGTCAGTCCCAGCGGAGATGGTGCGGGCCGCGCGTCGCAGTCTGCGCTTGGAGAGACTGGCGAAGGAGCGGCGAGCGAGAGAGGAGAGACGAAGCGGAAAGACCGAGAGGGACAAgcagaatataaaaataaacattgtgTGATAGTGTGGTTGAAATTgttatatttgtattttgtttaattttaattatcaatataaaaatctatatctatatatatatctattgtATATTAACGCACAGTTTTGGCACATTCGGTTTTCCCGCCAAGAGGCATTGGTTTGTCCAATATATAAATGTAGTTA includes these proteins:
- the LOC131021320 gene encoding uncharacterized protein LOC131021320, translating into MSQRKSINGRPSGTDGSDFSYRMVVDSRYQRVAEGKSRLCKLILIQGFIQLLVAVVVFLPTVEWGTLDRLSVSSSVIFFLSLLIGELGRKRSRAILLKLYLFGSSVAVIISVVSVLQSKKSLEVIKDLSKWATTKPEVSQIGVVSLGLVVQIFAFTVATSLIQNMAPPKRSS